The following proteins come from a genomic window of Balearica regulorum gibbericeps isolate bBalReg1 chromosome 19, bBalReg1.pri, whole genome shotgun sequence:
- the RNF43 gene encoding E3 ubiquitin-protein ligase RNF43 — MSAGPQLQLAVLWPWLLMATLKAGLGHTGLALAAAVESERSAAQKAIIRVIPLKVEPIILEGEFANVAEVTPAEGKLLQSHPLSLCNTSEDEHTESGFITIVKLEQPDRDPNPCLSLANKAKLAGERGARAILFDITDDESAADQLRKPRGLSQPVVLIRGHDAELLMGVVNKNREAHVKIEVKEPPAWPDYDVWILLTVVSTVVVIILIFVVRTKCQLNRTQDSLQQQTMQAIGQLATRKYQARCRQASRWDSASSCSSAPVCAICLEEFSEGQELRIISCSHEFHRECVDPWLQQHHTCPLCMFNILARDSVDQATAAGSRLAPRDMEPGRRLHLFRQHPGHALYHLPHAYPQRNLRSFPLEPAHGNPFFHSPELSQLDVNTIHYMPYRPATSLPACSHPSPLAPGLLGQQHPNPSACGQTLPPHRTCSLQSQPPCLGLKAALAQKQHRAPALRRGAGHGHQHNSSGSGESYLTEHSGYLADGPGSDSSSGPCHGSSSDSMLNCTDVSLQGIHGSCSTFRSSLSSDYDPFVYCSSEGPATDNGQDQPRPPRETRPRSLDLMVPGGAAPAKPQVLSHVHYHHHQHHHYRRDADCPPGRAGPGPGQRKSRYSGAKVGFHGARTQKRTEKSHHCQQPLESSAVLQEAAQAGQPACPQKGREAPHATSASPNRLDFSVDATRQSGAAGTSPVPLLPRHSLQSRHHRRKRKCPLEPDPALLPEDSALPKACDAHIPHGHPAGYRCSPEVQPLIPSTPLPCSSGSRPLWKCLVPQSGSELKKQEEGLSGREGNRTVPDFSGTGTPRHGLSLHLHCPSQQGGQGSEEEVQDVHEHSV, encoded by the exons TCCCACCCGCTGTCCCTGTGCAACACCAGCGAGGATGAACACACCGAATCGGGATTCATCACCATTGTCAAGCTTGAACAGCCGGATCGGGATCCCAACCCCTGCCTGTCACTGGCGAACAAG GCAAAGCTGGCGGGGGAGCGTGGAGCCCGTGCGATCCTTTTTGACATTACGGATGATGAAAGCGCTGCTGATCAG CTGAGAAAGCCCAGAGGTCTGAGTCAGCCTGTGGTTCTGATCAGGGGCCAtgatgctgagcttctcatgGGTGTTGTGAACAAGAACAGAGAGGCCCATGTGAAGATAGAGGTCAAGGAGCCACCAGCTTGG CCAGACTATGACGTGTGGATTCTTCTCACGGTGGTCAGCACTGTCGTTGtcatcattttgatttttgttgtccGCACCAAGTGCCAACTGAACAGGACTCAG GACTCCTTGCAGCAGCAGACCATGCAGGCCATTGGGCAGCTGGCCACGCGCAAGTACCAGGCAAGGTGCCGGCAGGCATCACGGTGGGactcagccagcagctgcagctcagccccgGTCTGTGCCATTTGCCTGGAGGAGTTCAGCGAGGGCCAG GAACTGCGGATCATCTCGTGCTCCCATGAGTTTCACCGGGAGTGTGTTGACCCCTGGCTGCAACAACACCACACGTGTCCGCTTTGCATGTTCAATATTCTTG cCAGAGATTCGGTGGACCAGGCCACGGCCGCAGGCTCCAGGCTGGCCCCTCGGGACATGGAGCCCGGACGGCGACTCCACCTTTTCCGCCAGCACCCAGGACATGCCCTTTACCACCTCCCACATGCATATCCTCAGAGGAACCTCAGGAGCTTCCCCCTGGAGCCAGCCCACGGCAACCCCTTCTTCCACTCTCCAGAGCTCTCCCAGCTGGATGTTAACACCATCCACTACATGCCCTACAGGCCAgccacctccctgcctgcctgcagccacccgTCCCCCCTGGCCCCGGGTTTGCTgggccagcagcaccccaaCCCCTCGGCATGTGGGCAGACACTGCCACCCCACAGGACTTGTTCTCTCCAGTCCCAGCCCCCCTGCCTGGGGCTCAAGGCAGCCCTGGCGCAGAAGCAGCACCGTGCACCCGCCCTGCGCCGGGGGGCTGGCCACGGGCACCAGCACAACAGCAgtggctctggggagagctATCTCACGGAGCACAGTGGGTACCTGGCAGATGGGCCAGGCAGTGACTCCAGCTCAGGGCCCTGCCATGGTTCCTCCAGTGACTCCATGCTGAACTGCACGGATGTCAGTCTGCAGGGCATCCATGGCAGCTGCTCCACTTTCCGCAGCTCCCTCAGCAGCGACTATGACCCCTTCGTGTACTGTAGCTCGGAGGGGCCCGCCACGGACAACGGCCAGGACCAGCCGCGGCCACCAAGGGAGACGCGGCCCAGATCCTTGGACCTGATGGTGCCTGGGGGTGCTGCTCCGGCCAAGCCTCAGGTGCTCAGCCATGtccactaccaccaccaccagcaccatcACTACAGAAGAGACGCAGACTGCCCACCtgggcgggccgggccggggcccggGCAGCGCAAATCACGATACTCTGGGGCCAAGGTTGGCTTCCATGGTGCTCGGACACAAAAGAGGACTGAGAAAAGCCATCACTGTCAGCAGCCTCTGGAAAGCAGTGCTGTGCTACAGGAGGCAGCTCAGGCAGGACAGCCAGCCTGTCCCCAGAAAGGCCGGGAGGCCCCTCATGCCACCTCTGCTTCTCCAAACAGGCTGGACTTCAGTGTAGATGCCACCAGACAATCGGGAGCAGCTGGCACATCCCCTGTCCCACTGCTCCCAAGACACAGCTTACAGAGCCGTCATCACCGACGGAAAAGAAAGTGTCCCCTGGAGCCTGaccctgctctcctgcctgagGACTCAGCCTTGCCCAAAGCCTGTGATGCTCACATTCCTCACGGCCATCCCGCTGGCTACCGCTGCTCACCTGAAGTCCAGCCCCTGATCCCAAGCactcccctgccctgcagctcagGCTCTCGGCCGCTCTGGAAGTGTTTAGTGCCACAGTCCGGCTCAGAGctgaaaaagcaggaggaggggtTGTCAGGACGGGAGGGAAACCGCACGGTTCCTGATTTTTCAGGGACGGGCACCCCCAGACACGGTCTGAGTCTCCACCTTCACTGCCCATCTCAGCAGGGTGGTCAGG GATCTGAAGAGGAGGTCCAGGATGTCCATGAACACTCAGTTTAA
- the SUPT4H1 gene encoding transcription elongation factor SPT4, which produces MALETVPKDLRHLRACLLCSLVKTIEQFEYDGCDNCDAYLQMKGNREMVYDCTSSSFDGIIAMMSPEDSWVSKWQRISNFKPGVYAVSVTGRLPQGIVRELKSRGVAYKSRDTAIKT; this is translated from the exons aTGGCGCTGGAGACCGTCCCCAAGGACCTGCGGCACCTCCGcgcctgcctgctctgctccctcgTCAAG ACCATCGAGCAGTTCGAGTACGACGGCTGCGACAACTGCGATGCCTACCTGCAGATGAAGGGCAACCGGGAGATGGTCTACGACTGCACCAGCTCCTCCTTCGACGG GATCATCGCGATGATGAGCCCTGAGGACAGCTGGGTCTCCAAGTGGCAGCGAATCA gtAACTTCAAGCCGGGTGTCTACGCAGTGTCTGTGACGGGCCGCCTGCCCCAAG GGATCGTCCGAGAGCTGAAGAGCCGTGGTGTGGCTTACAAGTCCCGAGACACAGCTATAAAAACCTAA